In Scytonema millei VB511283, the sequence GATTTTTCAATCAATATCGATCTCGGCTATCGAGTTAAAAACGGTCGAGCGATCGGTCGCGTCAAGGACACAATGGTTGCAGGCAACATCTATAGCGCTCTCAAACAGCTAGTTGCCCTCGGCAGCGATGCTGATTGGAACGGTTCGTGTTACACTCCATCTCTAATTTTAGAAGGATTATCAGTGACGGGAAGGGGCTGACAGTTATCAGTTATCAGTTATCAGGGAGCAGATCGGCTAATATTCACAAATGACCGCTTATGCGTATCTGTTTTGTTGGCGATTCTTTTGTCAATGGTACGGGAGATCCTGAGTGTCTCGGTTGGACGGGGAGAATTTGTGTTGCTGCCCAGAAACAAGGGTATGATGTAACTTATTACAATTTAGGGGTTAGAAGAGAAACTAGCGCTGATATTAAAGCGCGGTGGTTGCAGGAAGTTTCTTGCCGCTTAAGCAAAGACTACGATGGTAGAATCGTGTTTTCTTTTGGGACAAATGATACGACTATAGAAACTGATAAAACTCGGATAAAATTTGTTGAATCTATAGAAAATGCACGCCAAATTTTACAGGTAGCTAAACAAAGATTTCCGGTCTTGATGGTAGGAGCGCCTCCCATGCTGGATACAGAACAAAATTCTAGAACTGTTTGTTTGTTGAAACAATTCGAGCAAATTTGCTTGACAATAGATATTCCTTATTTAGATATTTTCGCCACTTTACAAAAATCAGATACTTGGTTACAAGAAGTAGCAGATTATGACGGCGCTCATCCCCGTGCTGCTGGTTATCAAGAAATTGCTAACTTAGTTCAAAATTGGTCGGGATGGCAGTCTTGGTTGACTTGATGGATTGCCGATCGCGAAACTATTTAGGTAGCCCTTCAAGATTTTGTCTCAAATTATGACGAATTGTGGCATCCTGTAGCAAATGATGTGTGGGTAATAGATAGCGAGCAATACTTACCCTACAGTTACAATTTTCCTAACCTCCTGCCTCTAGACTCTAGCCCCTGATGCCTGTCCTCCGCCAATACTTGCGCCACTGGATGCGTCCCCGCCGCACCAGCGCGATCGCCGAAGCTTGTTTAATTGGATTAGTTGCCGCTTTGTCTGCGGTATTGCTGAAAGCTGGTTCTGGCTGGTTTGGGGCAATGCGAGTCCATCAATCTAACCTATTTCCAGCCTGGATTTTGCTGCCATCTTTTGGTCTGACTTTTGGATATTTGTCTGGTTTGCTGGTGGAACGATTAGCCCCAGAAGCAAGCGGTAGCGGTATTCCTCACGTTAAGGCAGTACTTGCCAACGCTGCGACAGACATATCATGGCGGACTGCTGGTGTCAAGTTACTCGCTTCAACCTTAGCAATTGGTTCGGGGTTGACCGTAGGTAGGCAAGGACCAACCGTACATATAGGTGCAGCCTTAGCCGCCCAATTTAGCCGCTGGGTTCCCACATCTCCCGACCACCGCCGCCAGATGATTGCCGCAGGTGCAGGTGCGGGATTAGCTGCTGCTTTTAATGCCCCCATTACGGGGGTTTTGTTTGTGGTTGAAGAATTACTCCGCGATTTGTCGAGTTTGACTTTGGGGACGGCGATCCTCGCTTCGTTCATCGGTGCCGTCGTGTCGCGGATTTTAGGTGGTCGCAGCCTAGATTTGAGTTTGGTATTGACTGCTCACTCAACCTCATTCTCGTTAATTGAACTGCCATTTTTCTTGTTACTGGGGATCTTGGCAGGGTTGCTAGGTTCTCTCTTTCATCGTGGCATTATTGCTAGTTTAAAATTTTATCGCCAGTTACACATTAGCTTATCCCTACGGATTGCCTTAGCTGGCTTAATTTCCGGTATGGCGATCGCCCTTTTACCTCCTACCTTTCGCGATAATAGTGGTTTGAGGGAATTTCTGATTACTGGAGATGCCAGTTTAGAATTAGCTGCGATCGCCTTTGTCGCGCAGTTTAGCCTCACTTTAGTCGCTTTTGGTTCGGGAGCGCCAGGAGGATTATTCGCCCCGAGTCTGATTATTGGTTCAGCTTTGGGTTATGTGGTTGGTTTGACCGAGTTTTATGTTTTAGGGATTGGTTCCCCGGCTACCTATGCCTTAGCAGGGATGGGGGCATTTTTTAGCGTCGTTTCTAAAGTCCCGATTACGGCGATCGCGATCGTGTTTGAGATGACCACCGATTTTAACTTAGTCTTACCGTTAATGATCGGCTCGGTAACGGCGTACCTAATTGCCGAACGGTTAGCACCTGGATCGATCTACGATAAAATCTTGCAACTCAACGGGATTAACTTAGAATCAGCAGCTACACCCAAGGGCTTTCTTGCTGAGTTGACAGCAGAAGACGTGATGCAACGCCGAGTAGAAACTTTAGGGGCGCAGATGACGCTGGATGAGGCTGTACAGGCGTTTTCTCGCTCCCACCATCGCGGCTTTCCCGTAGTTGATAATAGTAAGCTAGTTGGAATTATCACCCAAACCGATTTGGCAAAAACTCGCGATCGCTCCTTACCCGGGAATGCTCCAATTAGCGAGGTGATGACTCCCCAACCCGTCACCGTCAGTCCTCACGCGACTCTCGCCCATGTATTGTATTTACTCGATCGCTACCAACTCAGCCGCTTACCCGTAGTGGAAAATCGGCGAATGGTGGGAATTATTACCCGCGCCGATATTATCCGCGTTGAAGCCGACAAACTCAACGGCGAGACAGAACAGACGGGACCGCAGCCAGAACCATCTTACATAGTCTATCAAACGCGATCGCCCAGTACTGGACGCGGCAGAATTTTAGTGCCGATCGCTAACCCTCAAACTGCGGAATCGTTGTTGCAAATGGCTGCGGCAATTGCCCGCGATCGCGATTACGAACTAGAGTGCATTCAAGTTATCCTCGTCTCTCGCCGTAGTTCCCCCGCTGAAACTTCCGTGCAGACTGGGAAAAGCCGCAAGTTACTTCGTCAAGCCGAGGTGATAGCGAAAAAGCAAAAAATCCCCGTCCATACTCAAATTCGGGTAGCTCACGACACTGCTCAAGCAATATTAGAGACAATTAAAGAACAGCACATCGATATTTTGTTGATGGGATGGAAAGGTAACACCATCACCCCTGGGCGAATTTTTGGCAACGTTGTAGACACCCTGATCCGCCAAGCACCCTGCGATGTCGTATTGGTGAAATTACCGGAAGATAGGCAAGAGGCAAGAGGTGAAAAGCAAGAGGCTTTTTCCCAACTCCCTTCCCCGACTCCCGACTCCCTAGTACGGGCGCACAGCAGTGCGCCCCTACCGACTCCCTCATTTAACCGTTGGCTAGTCCCGATGGCAGGTGGTCCCAATGCGAAAGCAGCAATTAAATTGTTACCTGCGCTAGCTTCTCTAGGAGAAGAACCAGAGATCCAACTGTGTCAGGTGTTTGAATCTAAAGAGGCAAAACCCGATTTAAGCGTATTACAACAAGCAATTCGTTATTTAGTTAAATACCGACAATTATCAGGCAAAGTCACCGCAGTACCAGTTGTATCAAGTTCTGTTGCAGATGGTTTAATTAATTTGGTCAAGACTGAAGATTTTGATGTTGTGGTTTTGGGTGCCAGTCGAGAAGGGATGTTGCAGAATGCGATTAAAGGTAATATTCCGGCTCAAATTGCCAATCGCGTCGATAGTACGGTGATTTTGGTGCGCGGTGAAATTGATAAGTAATTAGGTTGAATTTACCTTTAGGTTCATTCTTTGTGACTACGCCGGAGAAGATCCCCCCAACCCCCCTTATTAAGGGGGGCTAAGAGGGAGCGAATCTATAAGAAAATAAGTAGAATTGGGATTTTCAAATATTCATGTAAAAAGTTGAATGGCAGGAAATTTTCAACACTTCAAAAAATTTACTCTTTCTCATACTTGGGAGACAACATGGTGTATCGCTTCAATGGCTCTCAGTCCTGATGGAACAATTTTAGTTTATAGCGAATTTGATGATTGGACTTTTAAAGATTCAGGTTTTGATGTATTTGATTTGACAATAGGACAGCAAGTTTGCTACTTCGATACTGGTAGAATTCGTGGTTATGGTAGAAGTTTTGCCCTTAGCCCAAACGGAAGAAAAATTGTTTGGAGAAGCGGTAATACAATTACAGTGGGAGATTTGACGATAGGAAAGGGAATTCGCACATTTCAAGACAGCGCTGGTTCGATCGCCGTTAGTCCTGACGGAAAAAGTATTATTTGTTTTTCACCCGAAATTGCTAAGATGTTCGATGTAGAGACGGGATAAACAATATCTGTTATTACATCTCCTTCAGAAGCAGAAAAGTTTATTACTACTAGCTCAGATGGAAAAATTATTATCAGTCAGTTAGATAATGCGATCGCCTTGTGGGATTTGCGATCGGGTCAGCAAATTTGCCATTTCACAATTACACTGCGAGATTTAAAAACAGGCAAAGAACTTCGGAGTTTTAAAGCTCTCACAAAGCCAGTTAAATTCCTAACACTTAGTTCTGATAAGCAGACTCTTATTACTATTAATTCTAACGATACAATTACGCATTGGGACATCAAAACGAGAAAAGAAACTCATACTTTTGAATGGCGCTGTAATCTACTGAAGGCTATAAGCACCGACAGCACAATAATGATTACTTCCAGCAAAGATGGAATTATTATCAGGGATTTATCTAGTGGAAAGAAACTAAACTTTCTCCCAAAAGATGAGGTAGAGTCTCTAATTATCAGTGCTAACAATCAAACGATCGCCTATAATAAATTTCGCGGCGGATATGGCGGTTATTTTGTCAAAGTTTGGCAAGCACTTTAGAGGTATTGAGCTGACTTTTATGAAGTAGAATTCTACATCTGTAAAATCATAAAACTGTAGAATGCTCTGTAGCAGCTAATTCGGATTCGCTTTGATTTAAAGACCAACGAAATTCATAATCTACATGAGCTTGCTGACAACTAGCTTCCAGTTGCTTTTGTTGAGCCGCAGCTTTACGTAAAGAAATAATCAATTGTTGCACTTGCTCTGACAACAGAGGATCTTGCCTAACAATAGGTAATGTTTGTTGCTCTAATAACTGCAATACGGCTTCGTAGTGAATTGGAGAAGGGAGGGGAATCATAAGTTAACTTGTAAGTCGTAAGTCGTAAGTCGTAATTGGGAAGAGCAAGGAAAGGAAAAGTTCTTCTCTTACTTGCCTTATCTTTCCCATTTTCTCCTCACTAATCAAAGGTTAAAAGTTAAAAGTTAAAAGTCAAAACTGAGGAGTCAGAATTTATGACCGATCGCTCACTACACCCCACACCCCACACCCTTTCTGCACTACTCACTCTATTAAAGAAGCGATCGCGGTTCCTGGTTCTGGCTGCTTGACTAAAGACTCGCCAACTAGCACTGCTGCTGCACCTGCTTGGGTGACTACAGCTACATCGGCTGGCGCGTGAATTCCCGACTCGCTGACAACTAAAATATCTCGTTGTTTCAATTGTGGCTGACGTGCGGTTAATAGGTGACTAGTTGTTTGCAAATCGACAGAAAAGTTTTCTAGATTGCGATTGTTAATCCCTACTAAAGTTACGCCATCCAAAGCCAAAACGCGATCGAGTTCTTCTAGAGTATGGACTTCAATTAAAGCGGCTAACTTCAAAGCTTTAGCAATTTTGATGAAATATTGTAAATCGCGATCGCTCAGAATTGCAGCAATCAACAACACCGCATCAGCACCCCGTAGCCGTGCTAGATACATTTGGTAAGGATAGATAATAAAATCCTTACACAACAAAGGCACATCCACCGCAGCGCGAATCTGTTCTAAGTAATCAAAACTGCCTTGAAAGAACTTGCTATCTGTAAGTACCGAAATACAACTTGCGCCACCTGCTTGATAAGAAAGCGCGATCGCAACTGGATCGAAATCTTCGCGCAATACGCCTTTACTCGGAGAAGCTTTTTTCACCTCAGCAATCACAGATGGAGAAGTCTTGCCTTGACGCAAAGCAGCGACAAAATCGCGGCTAGCAGGTAACGAAAGAGCTTGTTTTTGTAACTCTACTAGCGGTAGTTTCTCCCGCATTCGATCGACTTCAATCTCTTTATGCCACACAATTTCTTCTAAAATATGCTGCGGCTTTGCACCAGGCACTGATACCTGATAACTCAAATAACTGATATCAATAGACGGATTTGGCGGACGACGGCGGATTTGCATTAGTAGGGAGTAGGGAGTAGGGAGTGGTGACTAGTGGCTAGTGGCTGGTGGCTAGCCCTCACAAATGACAAATGACAAATGACGAATAACTAAGCATGAACTGCCCGTTTATATGCTTCATCCAAGACTTCAGAAAGGGTAGGATGGGCGTGAACGAGGAAGGCGAGGGAATGAACTGATTGACGATTGGCGATCGCAGCTGAGGCTTCGTGGATTAAGTCGGAGGCGTGGGAACCGATGATGTGGACTCCCAAGACTTCCCCTGTATCTTGACGGTAGACGACTTTGGCAATTCCGTCTGCATCGCCGTCTGCTAGCGCCTTGGAGTTGCCTTTAAAGTAAGTTCTGGCGGTTTTGATGGTAAATCCTTCCGCTTCTCCTAATTCCTTCGCAGCCGTTTCTGTCAACCCAACATAGCTAATTTCGGGGTGGGTGAAGGCAGCGGCGGGAATGCTGCGATAATCAATTTGACGCTGGCGATCGCAAATATTTTCGACTGCGACAATTCCTTGCGCGGATGCTGCATGAGCTAACATCATTTTCCCTGTAGCGTCGCCAATTGCCCACAGGTGAGGTACGGGTTCGCCGCCAGATAACACAGCCATGCTGTCATTGACGGGAATATAACCACGACGATCGAGTTCTGCGCCTACAGATTCTAAACCCAAATCCTTTGTAGCGGGAATGCGTCCGGTGGCAACTAAGCAGCCGTCTACTTCCAGCGTATCGACATATTCTTTCGTTTTAAAATTTGCCAGTTCGATGACAACTGGAGAACCAGGAATAACTTTCTTGGCGTAAATGCCGACATAAGTTTCAATGTCGCGGGGAGTAATTAAAACTCGTTCGGCAATTTTAGCAATATCGCGATCGAACCCTGGCATTAATTGGTCTAGGGCTTCAATCATGGTAATTTCGCAGCCTAAAGCTGAGTAAACATCGGAGAATTCTAAGCCGATGTAGCCGCTACCAATGATGGCTACCCATTGAGGTAAGGATTCTAATTTAACTGCTTGGTCGCTGGTAAATACAGTCTTGCCGTCAATTTCAATTCCTGGGGGAACGAAAGGTACGGAACCAGGAGCGAGGATAATATCTTTAGCGGTAATCGTTTTGTCGCCGCTATCGCTAGTCACCGTGACTTTCTGCTGTCCCGCAACTTTTCCCCTACCGCGAATCGTGTCAACTCCTACACGCTTGAGGCTATTTGTCAAGTCACCTTGCAGCTTACTGACCAAATTTAAAGCATGATTGGCGATCGCCTGACGGTCGAACCCAACATTTTCTACCTGAATACCTAGTGCTTTCAAATGGTGTGCATCGCGCAATTCCCGCACTCGTCCCGATGCTGCCAACAGTGCTTTAGAGGGAATGCAACCGCGATT encodes:
- a CDS encoding GDSL-type esterase/lipase family protein, giving the protein MRICFVGDSFVNGTGDPECLGWTGRICVAAQKQGYDVTYYNLGVRRETSADIKARWLQEVSCRLSKDYDGRIVFSFGTNDTTIETDKTRIKFVESIENARQILQVAKQRFPVLMVGAPPMLDTEQNSRTVCLLKQFEQICLTIDIPYLDIFATLQKSDTWLQEVADYDGAHPRAAGYQEIANLVQNWSGWQSWLT
- a CDS encoding chloride channel protein, which translates into the protein MPVLRQYLRHWMRPRRTSAIAEACLIGLVAALSAVLLKAGSGWFGAMRVHQSNLFPAWILLPSFGLTFGYLSGLLVERLAPEASGSGIPHVKAVLANAATDISWRTAGVKLLASTLAIGSGLTVGRQGPTVHIGAALAAQFSRWVPTSPDHRRQMIAAGAGAGLAAAFNAPITGVLFVVEELLRDLSSLTLGTAILASFIGAVVSRILGGRSLDLSLVLTAHSTSFSLIELPFFLLLGILAGLLGSLFHRGIIASLKFYRQLHISLSLRIALAGLISGMAIALLPPTFRDNSGLREFLITGDASLELAAIAFVAQFSLTLVAFGSGAPGGLFAPSLIIGSALGYVVGLTEFYVLGIGSPATYALAGMGAFFSVVSKVPITAIAIVFEMTTDFNLVLPLMIGSVTAYLIAERLAPGSIYDKILQLNGINLESAATPKGFLAELTAEDVMQRRVETLGAQMTLDEAVQAFSRSHHRGFPVVDNSKLVGIITQTDLAKTRDRSLPGNAPISEVMTPQPVTVSPHATLAHVLYLLDRYQLSRLPVVENRRMVGIITRADIIRVEADKLNGETEQTGPQPEPSYIVYQTRSPSTGRGRILVPIANPQTAESLLQMAAAIARDRDYELECIQVILVSRRSSPAETSVQTGKSRKLLRQAEVIAKKQKIPVHTQIRVAHDTAQAILETIKEQHIDILLMGWKGNTITPGRIFGNVVDTLIRQAPCDVVLVKLPEDRQEARGEKQEAFSQLPSPTPDSLVRAHSSAPLPTPSFNRWLVPMAGGPNAKAAIKLLPALASLGEEPEIQLCQVFESKEAKPDLSVLQQAIRYLVKYRQLSGKVTAVPVVSSSVADGLINLVKTEDFDVVVLGASREGMLQNAIKGNIPAQIANRVDSTVILVRGEIDK
- a CDS encoding WD40 repeat domain-containing protein translates to MAGNFQHFKKFTLSHTWETTWCIASMALSPDGTILVYSEFDDWTFKDSGFDVFDLTIGQQVCYFDTGRIRGYGRSFALSPNGRKIVWRSGNTITVGDLTIGKGIRTFQDSAGSIAVSPDGKSIICFSPEIAKMFDVETG
- a CDS encoding DUF5340 domain-containing protein, giving the protein MIPLPSPIHYEAVLQLLEQQTLPIVRQDPLLSEQVQQLIISLRKAAAQQKQLEASCQQAHVDYEFRWSLNQSESELAATEHSTVL
- the trpC gene encoding indole-3-glycerol phosphate synthase TrpC — encoded protein: MQIRRRPPNPSIDISYLSYQVSVPGAKPQHILEEIVWHKEIEVDRMREKLPLVELQKQALSLPASRDFVAALRQGKTSPSVIAEVKKASPSKGVLREDFDPVAIALSYQAGGASCISVLTDSKFFQGSFDYLEQIRAAVDVPLLCKDFIIYPYQMYLARLRGADAVLLIAAILSDRDLQYFIKIAKALKLAALIEVHTLEELDRVLALDGVTLVGINNRNLENFSVDLQTTSHLLTARQPQLKQRDILVVSESGIHAPADVAVVTQAGAAAVLVGESLVKQPEPGTAIASLIE
- the lpdA gene encoding dihydrolipoyl dehydrogenase, with the protein product MSQGFDYDLVIIGAGVGGHGAALHAVSCGLKTAIIEAADMGGTCVNRGCIPSKALLAASGRVRELRDAHHLKALGIQVENVGFDRQAIANHALNLVSKLQGDLTNSLKRVGVDTIRGRGKVAGQQKVTVTSDSGDKTITAKDIILAPGSVPFVPPGIEIDGKTVFTSDQAVKLESLPQWVAIIGSGYIGLEFSDVYSALGCEITMIEALDQLMPGFDRDIAKIAERVLITPRDIETYVGIYAKKVIPGSPVVIELANFKTKEYVDTLEVDGCLVATGRIPATKDLGLESVGAELDRRGYIPVNDSMAVLSGGEPVPHLWAIGDATGKMMLAHAASAQGIVAVENICDRQRQIDYRSIPAAAFTHPEISYVGLTETAAKELGEAEGFTIKTARTYFKGNSKALADGDADGIAKVVYRQDTGEVLGVHIIGSHASDLIHEASAAIANRQSVHSLAFLVHAHPTLSEVLDEAYKRAVHA